In a single window of the Notamacropus eugenii isolate mMacEug1 chromosome 4, mMacEug1.pri_v2, whole genome shotgun sequence genome:
- the TAS2R1 gene encoding taste receptor type 2 member 1: MTDFLLIIQFIFAITQFLMGIMANGIIIIVNGLEYIKRKSMTAYDLLLTSLGIFRIILQVLILQINVIFSFTVELYVDHDVFILFLFINEVNLWLATYLCIFYCVKIANIVHPFFLWLKMRISRLVPRWILGSVLISATISVFHSLLYWPRAKLKVRRFLAGNITSEALFQYIIPTPILVVGFAMPLCMFNAASFLLIYSLCRHIKQMRSTATGFRDPSTEAHIRAMKSVFSFIILYCSYYVGMMILFCKIPIERILLLFLLFSMVALYPSAHSIILILGNSKLKHYARKFLLSVKCCLGGDSALDSTQTQ; encoded by the coding sequence atgacAGATTTCCTCTTAATTATCCAATTCATTTTTGCAATAACCCAGTTTCTTATGGGAATTATGGCAAATGGAATCATTATAATAGTGAATGGCCTTGAATATATCAAGAGGAAAAGCATGACTGCATATGACCTCCTTCTGACCAGTCTGGGAATCTTCAGAATTATTTTGCAAGTGTTAATACTTCAGATCAATGTGATATTTTCCTTCACTGTAGAGTTATATGTAGACCATGATGTTTTCATATTGTTCCTTTTCATAAATGAAGTCAATCTTTGGCTTGCCACCTACCTTTGTATCTTCTACTGTGTGAAGATTGCCAATATtgtccatcctttcttcctctggTTGAAGATGAGGATCTCTAGGCTTGTGCCACGGTGGATTCTGGGGTCAGTGCTAATTTCAGCTACCATTTCTGTGTTCCACAGCCTACTATATTGGCCAAGGGCCAAACTGAAGGTGAGAAGATTTTTAGCAGGAAATATCACTTCCGAAGCTCTTTTCCAATATATAATTCCAACTCCAATTCTTGTTGTGGGGTTTGCAATGCCATTATGCATGTTCAATGCTGCATCATTTCTGCTGATCTATTCTCTGTGTAGACACATCAAACAGATGAGAAGCACAGCAACTGGTTTCAGAGACCCAAGCACCGAAGCTCATATCCGCGCCATGAAAtcggttttctccttcattatcCTCTATTGCTCCTACTATGTTGGAATGATGATACTATTTTGTAAGATTCCCATAGAAAGAATCCTCTTGTTGTTTCTTCTGTTCTCTATGGTTGCCTTATACCCCTCTGCACACTCCATCATCTTAATTCTAGGAAATTCAAAGCTGAAGCATTATGCAAGAAAGTTTCTGCTTTCTGTTAAGTGCTGTCTGGGAGGAGATTCAGCACTAGACTCTACTCAGACCCAATAA